In Bacillus kexueae, the following proteins share a genomic window:
- a CDS encoding TrmH family RNA methyltransferase gives MKVIESLKNPKVKALKKLLTKKEREKTKRFMVEGFHLVEEALNVEAVVELVITPSTTLPAEWDIDAKEVTCVTEEIFKELSDTETPQGILAVCKQPVSEFQSSFQRVLLIDAVQDPGNLGTIIRTADAANLDAVILGKGTVDVFNSKVIRSTQGSIFHIPIVKRDLTEMIQELKQLSIPVYGTSLQNSTPYRDVERTNSFAIIVGNEGNGVSQEVLKQTDHNLYIPIYGKAESLNVAIAAGILMYHFAE, from the coding sequence TTGAAAGTGATAGAATCATTAAAAAATCCAAAAGTAAAAGCGCTAAAAAAGCTTTTAACGAAAAAGGAACGAGAAAAGACAAAACGTTTTATGGTTGAAGGATTTCATCTTGTAGAAGAAGCTTTAAACGTAGAAGCGGTTGTAGAATTAGTAATTACACCATCGACTACTTTACCAGCTGAATGGGATATAGACGCAAAAGAAGTTACGTGCGTAACAGAGGAGATTTTCAAAGAATTATCTGACACTGAAACACCTCAAGGAATTTTAGCAGTATGTAAGCAACCTGTTTCAGAATTCCAATCCTCTTTCCAACGAGTGTTGTTAATCGATGCTGTTCAAGACCCGGGTAACTTAGGAACAATCATTCGGACTGCTGATGCGGCGAATTTGGACGCTGTCATTCTAGGGAAAGGGACGGTCGATGTCTTTAACTCAAAAGTCATCAGATCTACTCAAGGGTCCATTTTCCACATTCCAATTGTAAAAAGGGACTTAACTGAGATGATTCAAGAGCTTAAGCAACTCAGCATTCCTGTGTATGGTACGTCATTACAAAATAGCACTCCGTATCGAGATGTAGAGCGAACGAATTCCTTTGCTATTATTGTTGGAAATGAAGGGAATGGAGTGTCTCAAGAGGTATTAAAGCAAACAGATCATAACTTGTATATCCCTATATATGGTAAGGCTGAATCGCTGAATGTAGCGATTGCTGCAGGGATTTTAATGTATCATTTTGCGGAATAA
- the pheS gene encoding phenylalanine--tRNA ligase subunit alpha, which produces MQEQLLKLRDEALAQVQEATDLKMVNQVRVSYLGKKGPITEVLRGMGKLSPEERPKIGSLANEVREAIATEIAKKQQQLEQEEVEKKLSAETIDVTLPGRPSRMGNRHPLTAVIEEIEDLFIGMGYTVEEGPEVETDYYNFEALNLPKGHPARDMQDSFYITDEVLMRTHTSPVQARTLEKFKGQGPVKIICPGKVYRRDDDDATHSHQFTQIEGLVVDENIRMSDLKGTLEVFAKKMFGEDREIRLRPSFFPFTEPSVEVDVSCFSCGGDGCNVCKGTGWIEILGAGMVHPNVLEMAGFDSKKYSGFAFGMGPERIAMLKYGIDDIRHFYTNDVRFLNQFKQA; this is translated from the coding sequence ATGCAAGAGCAGTTACTTAAGCTTCGCGATGAAGCGCTAGCACAAGTTCAAGAAGCAACTGACTTAAAAATGGTAAATCAAGTTCGCGTTTCCTATTTGGGAAAAAAGGGTCCGATTACGGAAGTATTACGTGGGATGGGAAAATTATCTCCGGAAGAACGTCCGAAAATTGGATCACTAGCGAATGAAGTTCGTGAAGCAATTGCAACAGAAATTGCTAAAAAACAACAGCAACTTGAGCAAGAAGAAGTTGAGAAGAAATTAAGTGCAGAAACGATTGATGTGACATTACCTGGAAGACCTTCTCGTATGGGAAATCGTCATCCTCTAACAGCTGTGATCGAAGAGATTGAAGATTTATTTATTGGAATGGGCTATACGGTAGAAGAAGGTCCTGAAGTGGAGACGGACTATTATAACTTTGAAGCTTTAAACTTACCGAAAGGCCATCCAGCTCGTGATATGCAAGACTCTTTTTATATTACAGATGAAGTATTAATGCGTACCCATACTTCGCCAGTACAAGCTAGAACACTCGAAAAGTTTAAAGGACAAGGTCCTGTCAAAATTATTTGTCCTGGTAAAGTGTATCGTCGTGATGATGATGATGCGACACACTCACATCAATTTACACAAATCGAAGGTTTAGTTGTTGATGAAAACATTCGAATGAGCGACTTAAAAGGGACACTCGAAGTATTTGCGAAGAAAATGTTTGGAGAAGACCGTGAAATTCGCTTGCGTCCAAGTTTCTTCCCGTTTACAGAGCCATCTGTTGAAGTAGATGTTTCTTGCTTCTCTTGCGGTGGAGATGGGTGTAATGTATGTAAAGGAACAGGATGGATTGAAATTTTAGGTGCTGGAATGGTTCATCCAAACGTTCTTGAAATGGCGGGGTTTGACTCGAAGAAGTATAGTGGATTTGCATTCGGTATGGGACCAGAGCGTATTGCCATGTTGAAATACGGAATTGATGATATTCGTCATTTCTACACGAACGATGTGAGATTTTTAAATCAGTTTAAACAGGCGTAA
- the pheT gene encoding phenylalanine--tRNA ligase subunit beta, with translation MFVSFKWLSEYIDLTNVTAQELAEKITKSGIEVEGVEVKNEGIKGVVVGHVLEREQHPNADKLSKCLLDVGEEEPVQIICGAPNVAQGQKVAVAKVGAVLPGNFKIKKAKLRGEASHGMICSLQELGVEGKLVPKEYQEGIFVFSSDVEVGRDALEVLNLDDQVLELGLTPNRSDCLSMLGVAYEVAAILNQPVKLPNIQLETAEEKAADYISVSVEAKEDNPLYAARVIRNVQIAPSPLWMQTRLMAAGIRPHNNVVDITNYVLLEYGQPLHAFDYDRFGSKEVVVRKAKEGEEIVTLDEQKRTLSSEHLVITNGNEPVALAGVMGGANSEVQEDTTNILLEAAYFQGQTVRKASKDHGLRSEASARFEKGVDPNRVLEALDRAAQLMAQLANGTVLNGVVAVNELTVEPKTVSITQERVNRVLGTSISLEEMVNIFKRLQFDVQVQGEELYVTVPTRRGDITIEEDLIEEVARLFGYDNIPTTLPQASQSPGMLTEYQKKRRRVRRYLEGAGLYQAITYSLTSEDKAGLFALEQSEFTRLALPMSEDRSVLRLGLIPHLLEVTKYNNARQIDSVALYEIGSVFVSEGETKPSEKERLAGVVTGTWHEQLWQGEKKKVDFFVVKGILEGLFETLNVTSSITFKQAKREGMHPGRTAEIYLGETFVGFVGQLHPTVQKDYDLSETYVFELALDELLRYEVAPLVYEMIPRYPSITRDIALVVDKAVSAGELQEVIVQAGGKLLKDVKVFDVYEGEHLDEGKKSVAFSLRYLDPERTLTDEEVSKAHQNVLTQVEEKFGATLRG, from the coding sequence ATGTTCGTTTCATTTAAATGGTTAAGCGAATACATTGATTTGACCAATGTAACTGCTCAAGAACTAGCAGAAAAAATAACAAAAAGCGGAATCGAAGTAGAAGGTGTCGAGGTTAAAAACGAAGGAATTAAAGGTGTAGTCGTTGGTCACGTATTAGAACGTGAGCAACACCCTAATGCTGATAAATTAAGCAAGTGTTTATTAGATGTTGGGGAAGAAGAACCAGTACAGATTATTTGTGGTGCACCAAATGTCGCACAAGGACAAAAAGTTGCTGTAGCAAAAGTGGGTGCCGTACTACCTGGAAATTTTAAAATAAAAAAAGCGAAGCTGCGTGGCGAAGCTTCCCATGGAATGATTTGTTCCCTACAAGAACTTGGGGTTGAAGGCAAGTTAGTACCAAAAGAGTATCAAGAAGGTATCTTTGTTTTCTCGAGTGATGTTGAAGTAGGTCGCGATGCACTAGAAGTTCTGAATCTTGATGACCAAGTACTGGAGTTAGGATTAACACCAAACCGTTCCGATTGTTTAAGTATGCTTGGTGTGGCGTATGAAGTGGCAGCAATCTTAAATCAACCGGTTAAATTGCCAAACATTCAGCTTGAAACAGCGGAAGAAAAAGCAGCTGACTACATTTCAGTTTCAGTAGAGGCGAAAGAGGATAATCCGTTATATGCTGCAAGAGTAATTCGTAACGTTCAAATTGCCCCATCTCCATTATGGATGCAAACACGTCTTATGGCAGCAGGCATTCGCCCTCATAACAATGTTGTTGATATCACAAATTATGTCTTATTGGAGTACGGTCAACCGTTACATGCCTTTGACTACGATCGATTTGGTTCGAAAGAAGTTGTCGTTCGAAAGGCGAAAGAAGGAGAAGAGATTGTAACGTTAGACGAGCAAAAACGAACGCTTTCTAGTGAACACCTTGTAATTACTAACGGCAATGAACCTGTAGCGTTAGCGGGAGTTATGGGTGGAGCAAATTCTGAAGTTCAAGAAGATACGACAAACATTTTACTTGAAGCTGCCTATTTCCAAGGTCAAACCGTTCGTAAAGCATCAAAAGACCACGGATTACGAAGTGAGGCAAGCGCTCGTTTTGAAAAAGGAGTCGACCCAAATCGTGTACTAGAAGCGCTTGATCGCGCAGCGCAATTAATGGCGCAATTAGCGAATGGAACCGTTCTTAACGGAGTTGTAGCAGTCAACGAATTAACGGTTGAACCAAAGACGGTTTCGATTACGCAAGAGCGAGTTAATCGTGTATTAGGGACATCTATTTCTTTGGAAGAGATGGTGAACATTTTCAAGCGTCTTCAATTTGACGTTCAAGTTCAAGGAGAAGAATTATATGTTACGGTTCCGACTCGTCGTGGAGACATTACAATTGAAGAAGATTTAATCGAAGAGGTAGCTCGTTTATTTGGATATGACAACATTCCGACTACTTTACCTCAAGCTTCTCAATCTCCTGGAATGTTAACAGAGTATCAAAAGAAGCGTCGTCGTGTCCGTCGTTATTTAGAAGGGGCTGGTTTGTATCAAGCTATTACTTACTCGTTAACAAGCGAAGACAAAGCGGGATTATTTGCTCTTGAGCAAAGTGAATTTACACGATTAGCCCTTCCGATGAGCGAAGATCGCAGTGTGCTTAGATTAGGATTAATTCCACATTTATTAGAAGTGACGAAGTATAATAATGCCCGTCAAATTGATAGTGTCGCTCTTTATGAGATTGGTTCTGTATTCGTCTCAGAGGGAGAGACAAAGCCTTCTGAAAAAGAACGTCTAGCTGGGGTTGTGACAGGTACATGGCATGAACAGTTATGGCAAGGTGAAAAGAAAAAGGTAGATTTCTTCGTCGTAAAAGGTATTTTAGAAGGATTATTTGAAACATTAAATGTGACATCTTCGATTACGTTCAAGCAAGCGAAGCGTGAAGGAATGCATCCTGGACGTACAGCGGAAATTTACTTAGGTGAGACATTCGTTGGATTTGTAGGTCAGCTCCATCCAACAGTGCAAAAAGACTATGATTTGAGCGAAACGTATGTATTTGAATTAGCATTAGATGAATTGTTACGCTATGAAGTGGCACCGCTTGTTTATGAGATGATTCCACGATATCCATCTATTACGCGGGATATTGCTCTTGTCGTTGACAAGGCTGTTTCAGCAGGAGAATTACAAGAAGTAATCGTTCAAGCAGGTGGAAAGCTATTAAAAGATGTAAAAGTATTTGACGTATATGAAGGAGAGCATTTAGACGAAGGAAAGAAATCTGTAGCCTTCTCACTACGCTACTTAGATCCTGAGCGTACGTTAACTGATGAGGAAGTATCGAAAGCTCATCAAAACGTTTTAACACAAGTAGAAGAAAAATTCGGTGCAACATTGCGCGGATAA
- a CDS encoding cytoplasmic protein produces the protein MEDVFYAHKHTTKNREKLKGDSVCGCFHCIHLFDPSEIKEWTDNGKTALCPYCGIDAILGESSCYPMTEVFLTKMRNFWFE, from the coding sequence ATGGAAGATGTATTTTACGCACATAAACATACGACAAAAAATCGTGAAAAACTAAAGGGAGACTCCGTTTGTGGATGCTTTCATTGTATCCATCTATTTGATCCATCTGAAATTAAGGAGTGGACAGACAATGGAAAGACAGCCCTTTGTCCTTATTGTGGGATTGATGCCATATTGGGAGAAAGTTCTTGCTACCCGATGACAGAGGTATTCTTAACGAAAATGAGGAATTTTTGGTTCGAATGA
- the rnhC gene encoding ribonuclease HIII produces the protein MSNQVIKVDLNKIEQMKKYYAPFLLPKTPQGAVFSAKTEGCTITAYRSGKVLFQGPNSSEEANRWEIPISNTANKSKQGKNSSPFAPPELIGTMSIIGSDEVGTGDYFGPITVTAVYVEKTKIQTLQSLGVKDSKHLNDTQIISIAKKILKEVPYSLLVLHNEKYNDLQKNGMTQGKMKAILHNQAITHVLNKVKPTEPEGILIDQFAEPSVYFRHNANKTIPLKEKTYFSTKAEGVHIAVAAASILSRYAFLHEMDKLSERAGFQLPKGAGAKVDELAAMLITKKGVDSLKYFTKMHFANTEKAMKRVK, from the coding sequence TTGTCCAATCAAGTAATTAAAGTCGATTTAAATAAAATAGAGCAAATGAAAAAATATTACGCTCCTTTTCTATTACCTAAAACACCTCAAGGAGCGGTATTTTCGGCTAAAACAGAGGGGTGTACCATTACAGCCTACCGCTCAGGAAAGGTCCTTTTTCAAGGTCCGAACAGTTCCGAAGAAGCGAATCGATGGGAAATACCTATTTCAAACACAGCTAACAAATCTAAACAGGGTAAAAATTCGTCTCCATTCGCTCCTCCTGAATTAATTGGGACGATGTCGATAATCGGTTCAGATGAAGTAGGAACTGGAGATTATTTCGGTCCTATAACTGTAACAGCTGTGTACGTCGAAAAAACTAAAATTCAAACTTTACAATCATTAGGCGTAAAAGACTCAAAGCACTTAAATGATACACAGATTATCTCGATAGCCAAAAAGATTTTAAAAGAAGTCCCTTACAGCTTGCTTGTTTTACACAATGAAAAATATAACGACCTTCAAAAAAATGGCATGACTCAAGGGAAAATGAAGGCTATTCTTCACAACCAAGCCATTACACACGTATTAAATAAAGTTAAACCAACAGAACCTGAAGGTATCCTAATCGATCAATTTGCAGAACCATCTGTTTATTTCCGTCACAACGCTAATAAAACGATTCCGTTAAAAGAAAAAACGTACTTCAGCACGAAAGCAGAAGGCGTTCATATCGCTGTAGCTGCAGCATCCATCTTATCTCGTTATGCGTTTTTACACGAAATGGATAAACTTTCTGAGCGTGCTGGCTTTCAGTTACCGAAAGGGGCCGGAGCAAAAGTGGATGAATTAGCCGCAATGTTAATTACTAAAAAAGGTGTCGATTCGCTAAAGTATTTTACAAAAATGCATTTCGCCAATACAGAGAAAGCGATGAAGCGAGTAAAGTAG